One Beggiatoa leptomitoformis DNA segment encodes these proteins:
- the rpoH gene encoding RNA polymerase sigma factor RpoH, whose amino-acid sequence MTSQTLTLNLQLAVPGQSIEGYAQAIRAIPMLTSDEEKALAVRLRSEEDLEAARVLVMSHLRFVMHIAHSYRGYGLPQADLIQEGNIGLMKAVKRFDPTVGVRLVSFAVHWIRAEIHEYILRNWRIVKVATTKSQRKLFFNLRSAKKHLGWLTNAEVESVAKDLGVSTKDVLEMETRLTMHDMAFDAPNDADEENEMLAPAAYLEDIRYDPATMIEQAEWDAHGNKQLKQALDQLDLRSQDILQKRWLGDEKATLQELAEQYNVSAERIRQIENNAMKKLKKNLLTAI is encoded by the coding sequence ATGACATCTCAGACATTAACGCTTAATTTGCAACTTGCTGTTCCCGGTCAAAGCATTGAAGGTTATGCGCAGGCTATTAGAGCAATTCCAATGTTAACCAGTGATGAAGAGAAAGCACTGGCTGTTCGCTTGCGGAGTGAAGAAGACCTTGAAGCGGCTCGGGTATTGGTAATGTCGCATTTGCGTTTTGTGATGCACATTGCACATAGCTATCGTGGCTATGGCTTACCGCAAGCGGATTTAATTCAAGAAGGCAATATTGGCTTGATGAAAGCCGTTAAACGCTTTGACCCGACGGTTGGCGTGCGTTTGGTTTCTTTTGCAGTCCATTGGATTCGTGCAGAAATTCATGAGTATATTTTGCGTAACTGGCGAATTGTTAAGGTCGCTACAACCAAGTCACAACGTAAGTTGTTTTTTAACTTAAGAAGTGCAAAAAAGCATTTAGGTTGGTTAACGAATGCTGAAGTAGAGTCGGTTGCAAAAGATTTGGGTGTCAGCACTAAAGATGTGCTGGAAATGGAAACCCGTTTGACAATGCACGATATGGCGTTTGACGCGCCAAATGATGCCGATGAAGAAAATGAAATGCTTGCACCAGCGGCATATTTAGAAGACATTCGTTACGATCCCGCAACCATGATTGAGCAGGCGGAGTGGGATGCGCATGGGAATAAACAGCTTAAACAGGCTTTAGATCAACTGGATTTGCGTAGCCAAGATATTTTACAGAAGCGTTGGTTAGGCGACGAGAAAGCAACATTGCAAGAGTTGGCTGAACAGTACAATGTTTCTGCGGAACGTATTCGGCAAATTGAAAATAATGCAATGAAAAAATTGAAGAAGAATTTACTAACCGCAATATAA
- the murU gene encoding N-acetylmuramate alpha-1-phosphate uridylyltransferase MurU, translating to MILAAGRGERMRPLTDTCPKPLLQAGGKALIEHHIERLVNAGFTEIIINHAWLGEKIEQTLGDGSHYGATFFYSRETQALETGGGIYQALPLLGNAPFLVVNGDIWCDYPFARFHHFHLQGLAHLVLVDNPIQHPSGDFYLENATVSPQGEPRLTFSGIAYYHPILFKNCTAGKFSIVPLLLEAMKNQQVSGEHYHGKWLDIGTPERLALLNALIVV from the coding sequence ATGATACTTGCGGCAGGGCGTGGGGAGCGGATGCGCCCTCTCACTGATACCTGTCCTAAACCTTTATTACAGGCAGGCGGTAAAGCATTAATTGAACATCATATTGAACGATTGGTTAATGCTGGATTTACAGAGATTATTATTAATCATGCGTGGCTAGGTGAAAAAATAGAACAAACATTGGGTGATGGTTCACATTATGGCGCAACATTTTTCTACTCCCGCGAAACCCAAGCACTAGAAACAGGGGGCGGAATTTATCAAGCCTTACCATTACTAGGGAATGCACCTTTTTTGGTAGTTAATGGTGATATATGGTGTGACTATCCATTTGCACGATTTCACCATTTTCATTTGCAAGGATTAGCACATTTAGTATTAGTTGATAATCCTATCCAACATCCATCAGGTGATTTTTATTTAGAAAATGCCACCGTTTCCCCACAAGGAGAACCCCGTTTAACATTCAGCGGAATTGCTTATTATCACCCTATATTATTTAAAAATTGTACGGCGGGTAAATTTTCTATTGTTCCATTACTATTAGAAGCAATGAAAAATCAACAAGTAAGTGGCGAACACTATCACGGAAAATGGCTAGATATTGGTACACCCGAGCGATTAGCCTTATTGAATGCGTTAATCGTGGTTTAA